Part of the Jatrophihabitans sp. GAS493 genome, AGCCCAGCAGCGCGGACAGTCGTTGCAGCAGTTCCTGCTCACCGAGCTTCAGCGCATCGCCGAACAGCCGTCGATGAACGAGGTGCTGGAGAGAATCGCCGCTCGGCGGGGTGGCCGGGTCGGGTTCGCCCAGGCGGTCGATGACGTTGCGGCCGAACGCCGGCGATCGTGATCGTCGTTGACGCGTCCGTCCTGGCGAATGCCATTGGAGACGACGGCCCCGCCGGCGCAAGAGCCAGAGCAGTGTTGGTCGGGCAGAGTCTGAGCATCCCGGATCTTGCCGATGTAGAGGTGGCGTCGGTGCTGCGGCGACGCTGGCTGCGAAAGGACCTCACTGCCCGTCGATTCAGGGAAGCGATTCATGATCTCGCGGCAGTGCCAGCCGATCGCTATCCCGCGTCGCCGTTCATGCCGCGGGCGTATGAGCTTCGGGCGAACGTCACTGCATACGACGCCACCTATGTGGCTTTGGCCGAGGAGTTGCGTTGCTCGCTGTACACCGCAGACGGTCGCCTCGCCACTGTCCCCGGCATCCGGTGCGCCGTATCCCTCTTGGGGAAGTAGTCACAGCTAGCGCGTCCCATGTGCGTCGCCGAATATGTCACCAATCAACCGGATTCCCGCAGTAATCGTAAGGCGCTTCCCCTGAATCTGCGGCGTCTCGCAGACTCCAACAGGTACACGCGGTGACCGGGGTGCCCCGCAGACGTATCCCTTCTTGAATTGGCCCGGCGGATGAACGCGATGCGCGGGCGGAAATATCGGCGGTGATACTGAACGGTATGGAACCTCAGCCGGAGCAGTTCAGCTTCACGCCGGGCAGCACCGGCGCCGACGTCGCCCAGCGACTGCGCGCCAGTGGTTACCTGGCCGACGCCACCACCGCTGAGGTGGTGAACCTCGCGGCACAGCTGGGCAAACCCGTCCTGGTCGAGGGGCCGGCCGGCACTGGCAAGACGCAGCTGGCGAAGTCGGTTGCGCAGATCACCGGCCGCCGCCTGGTGCGTCTGCAGTGCTACGAAGGAATCGATGAGTCCAAGGCTCTCTACGAGTGGGACTACCGCAAACAACTGCTCTGGATTCAAGCCGCCCGCGGTGCCGAGGGGTTCGACGCCGACGCGATCGTGGCCGACGGCAAGGGCATCTTCGACTCGCGATTCCTGCTGGCCCGTCCGCTGCTGGAGGCGATCAGTGCCGACGAACCGGTAGTACTGCTCGTCGACGAGGTCGATCGGGTCGACACCGAAACCGAGGCACTCTTCTTGGAGGTGCTGGCCGAGCATCAGGTCACCGTCCCGGAGCTTGGGTCGGTGGAGGCTAAGCACATTCCCCTCGTCTTCCTGACCTCCAACGGCACCCGCGACCTGTCTGAGGCGTTGAAGCGTCGCTGCCTCTTCCTCTACCTCGACTACCCGACCGCCGAGCGGGAACGTGAGATCGTGCACCAGCACGTCCCGGCCCTGTCGGCGGCGCTCGGTGAGCAGCTGGTGGCGCTGGTCGAGTCGCTTCGACGGATGAAGCTGAAGAAGGCGCCGTCGGTGTCGGAGACGATCGACTTCGCGCAGATGCTCACCCTCCTCGGCAGCGCCGAGCTGGACGAGAGGGCGGCCACCCTCGGTCTCAACGTGCTCCTGAAATACCAGGAGGACATCCGCACGGCGACGGCGGCGCTGGCTCGTAGATGACTGGCGATCCGGAGTTCGACGGCGGCGAGGACGGATCGCATGTGCGCCCGGCATTGGGGGAGCGGCTACATCGCTTCGCCGACGAGCTGCAGGCGCGCGGCCTGCCCGTCTCGATGACCGAACGCATCGACGCGATGCGGGCCGTCCAGCGCGTCGATCTCGCGAGCTCGCAGGGACTCCACACCGCGCTGGCCTCGACGATGATCAAGTCGGCCGACCACCTGGCTGTCTTCGACGAGGTCTACCAGCTCTACTTCCGGGGACGCTCGGTCAACCAGCAGCTCCCTGAATCACCCGAGCGAGAAGCGCGGTCGGATCCGGCCGACGAGCATCCGGAGCCGCTGGACCTGGATCACGCTCTGCGGGTCGCGCTCAGCGACGGTTCCGAGTCACTGGCCCGTCTGGTTGCCGAGCAGGCGGTGAAGGAGTTCGCCCAGTTCGAACCGGGGCGCCGCGTCGCCGGGCTGCAGTACGCCACTCGGACGGTCACCGGGCTGCGGCTCAACCAGACCACCGACGAGTTGATGGCGGCGGCCGGTTCGGCCCTGGTCGCGTCCCCCGGCGGTCAGGGCGGCCGCGCACCGGCCGGTGGTGGCGGCGGCGGAGCGACGGGGGCGCCGAACTCCCTGCAGTTCGGCACCGAGCTCATCTCGCGCATCGAGCAGGAGCAGATCGCTGATCGGGCCGAGCGGATGCGTGAGCTGATTGGCGAAGTGATCCGCGAGATGCTGGTCGCCGACCGAGGCGAGGACGCGGTGGCCAAGACGCTGCGGACTCCGCTGGCCGCCGACGCGGCGATCGCTTCGGCCAGTCCGGCGCAGCTGGCTGAGATCGAGCGGATGCTGCAACCGCTGCAGCGCAAGCTCGCCACCACGATGATGCGCAAGCGTCGCCGCCGGGCCGGCCCGCTGGACGTCCGAGGGACGGTACGAGCTTCGATGGCCACCGGCGGGGTGCCGATAAAGGTCGTCCATCGCCGCCCGACCCCGACCAAGCCGAAGCTCTATGTGCTGGCCGACGTCTCGGGCTCGGTGGCGACCTATGCCGCTTTCACGATCACCCTGGTCTCGGCGATGGCCAGCCTCTACTCCCGGCTACGCACCTTCGCCTTCGTCGAGAACGCGGTGGAGGTGACGCACCTGTTCAACCCGGCTCAGGGTGGCCGGAGCGACCCGCGTCAGGCTCTGGCTGAGATCAACCGGGTGCAGGGTCTGAACTTCTACGACGCACGGACGGACTACGGGCGGACGCTGCGCCACTTCTATGCCGAGGTCGGCGAGGAGCTGGATCGGCGCAGCACCGTGCTCATCTTCGGCGACGCGCGCGGGAACTACCGCCCGGCCCACGAGGAGACGCTGGCCCACATCAAGCGGCGGGCCGGCGCGGTCTACTGGCTCAACCCGGAGTGGGTGCCGGCCTGGGGCAGCGGTGACTCCCTGATGCCGGTCTACGCCCCGCATTGCACTGCGGCCGTCAGTTGTCGCAGCCTCAATGACCTGCGCCGCTTCATCGAGGGCCTCGACTGAACGATCCTCCAAAGCGGTGTGAGCTTCGCGCTAGTCGAAACTCTGTGAATCGGGTAGGCATAGCCGGGTTAGGGCAGATCCGAGCGGCCATCTACGCTCCTGCTCTGACGTCTAACTCAGCGAAGGGGGCTCCGCATGGCGTTGCATATCGGGGTGGTCAAGGAGTCGGCATCGGGGGAGACCCGGGTCGCCTCCACGCCGACGACTGTCAAGCAGTTGTTGGCACTTGGCTACACGGTTTCGGTTGAGACCGGCGCCGGAGAACGCTCGAGCTTCCCCGATAGCGCTTACACCGAGGCGGGCGCTCAGATCGCGCCGACGGCTGCGACGTGGCGCGCGGATGTGGTGCTGAAGGTGAACGCACCGTCGGAGGCTGAATTGCCGCTCTTGGCCGAGGGAGCGACGCTGGTGAGCCTGATCAGCCCGGCGCTGAACCCGGAGCTGGTGGAGCGTCTCAGCGGGCGTCCAATCACCGTGCTGGCGATGGACGCGGTGCCGCGCATCTCGCGGGCGCAGTCGCTGGATGTCCTGAGTTCAATGGCCAACATCGCCGGCTACCGGGCGGTAATCGAGGCGGCGCACGTCTTCGGGCGTTTCTTCACCGGGCAGGTCACCGCGGCCGGCAAGGTACCGCCGGCGAAGGTGCTGGTCGCCGGGGCCGGGGTGGCCGGCCTGGCCGCGATCGGAGCCGCCAGCAGTCTCGGCGCGATCGTGCGGGCCACCGACCCACGTCCTGAGGTCGCCGATCAGGTGAAGTCACTGGGCGGGGAGTTCCTGGCCGTCGAGGTCGCCGAACAGCAGGTGAGCACGGACGGGTACGCCAAGGCGACCTCGGAGGACTACGACCGGCGCGCCGCCGAGATCTACAGCGAGCAGGCGCTGGACGTCGACATCATCATCACCACGGCGCTCATCCCGGGGCGCCCGGCGCCGAAGCTGCTCACCGCGGCTGATGTCGCGAGCATGAAGTCGGGCAGCGTCATCGTCGATATGGCGGCAATTCAAGGCGGAAACGTCGCCGGGTCGCTCGCCGGTGAGGTTGTGGTGACCGACAACGGGGTCACCATCATCGGCTATACCGACTTGGCCGGCCGGCTGCCGGCGCAGGCTTCGCAGCTTTACGGCACGAACCTGGTGAACCTGATGAAGCTGCTGACGCCGAGCAAGGACGGCGAATTGGTGCTCGACTTCGACGACGTCGTGCAGCGCAACATCACGGTGGTTCGCAACGGAGAGAAGACCTGGCCACCACCGCCGGTCGCAGTCTCCGCCGCACCGGCGGCCACTGCCAAGCCGGTTGCCGCGGTAACGCATGAGCCGAAGGCGCCGATCTCGACCAGCCGCCGCTACACAATCGTCGGTATCGGCGCGGCCATCCTCTTCCTGCTGACGGCGTTCTCACCGCCCCAACTGATCGGTAACTTCACCGTCTTCGTGCTGGCGATCGTGATCGGCTACTACGTCATCGGGCACGTGCATCACGCTCTGCATACTCCGTTGATGTCGGTCACCAACGCCATCTCCGGGATCATCGTCGTCGGCGCGCTGCTGCAGATCGGGCACGCCGACGTCGCGATAACGATCCTGTCGTTCGTCGCGATCCTGCTGGCGAGCATCAACATCTTCGGCGGATTCGCCGTGACCCGACGCATGCTCAGCATGTTCTCGAAAGGCTGACACCTGTGCATGCTGAAACTGCGGCGCAGGCCGCTTATATCGTTGCCGCGCTGCTGTTCATTCTGAGCCTGGCCGGCCTCTCCAAGCACGAGACGTCGCGTACGGGTGTCGTCTACGGCATCTCCGGTATGACCATCGCGCTGGTCGCGACGATCGGGCTCGCCTCACGCAGCATCACCGCGGCCAGCGTGGCGCTGATCGCGGTGGCCATGATCATCGGGGCCGTCATCGGCATCCTGCGCGCGCGCAGTGTCGAGATGACCGGCATGCCCGAACTCATCGCGCTACTGCACAGTTTCGTCGGTCTGGCCGCCGTGCTGGTCGGCTGGAACGGGTATCTCGGGGTCGAGGCGAAGGGCTCCGACCAGACCGAAATCGCCCACGATCTACTGCGGATTCATCACGCCGAGGTGTTCATCGGCGTATTCATCGGCGCGGTGACCTTCACCGGTTCGATCGTCGCCTTCGGCAAGCTGTCGGGGCGGATGAAGTCGAGTCCGCTGATGCTGCCCGGCAAGAATCTCCTCAACGTCGGTGCCCTCGTCCTCTTCCTCGCGCTGACCATCGCCTTCGTCGCGCACCCGAACATCGGGCTGCTCATCGCGGTGACCGTGGTCGCGCTCGCGCTGGGCTGGCACCTGGTCGCCTCGATCGGCGGCGGGGACATGCCGGTCGTCGTGTCGATGCTGAACAGCTACTCCGGGTGGGCCGCCGCCGCGTCCGGGTTCTTGCTGAACAACAACCTGCTCATCGTGACCGGCGCTCTCGTCGGGTCCTCCGGTGCCTACCTCTCCTACATCATGTGCACGGCGATGAACCGCTCGTTCATCTCGGTGATCGCCGGTGGTTTCGGGGTCGAGGCGCCGAGCGGCGCGGAGACCGACTACGGCGAGCACCGTGAGATCAACGCGATGGACACCGCTGATCTACTCAAGGGCGCGTCGTCGGTGGTCATCACGCCGGGTTATGGGATGGCCGTCGCCCAGGCCCAGTTCCCGGTCGCCGAGCTGACCCGCAAGCTCCGCGAACACGGCGTCGACGTCCGCTTCGGCATCCACCCGGTCGCCGGCCGCCTGCCCGGGCACATGAACGTGCTACTGGCCGAGGCGAAGGTGCCCTACGACATCGTCCTGGAGATGGACGAGATCAACGACGACCTCGCCGCAACCAGCGTCGTCCTCGTCATCGGTGCCAACGACACCGTCAACCCGGCGGCGATGGATGACCCGACCAGCCCGATCGCCGGCATGCCGGTGCTGCGGGTCTGGGAAGCGGAGAACGTCATCGTCTTCAAACGCTCCATGAGCACCGGGTACGCCGGCGTGCAGAACCCCTTGTTCTTCCGGGAGAACAGCCAGATGCTCTTTGGCGACGCCCGCGAGCGCGTCGAGGACATCCTGCACAACCTGTAGAAGGCTCAGCCGGCCGGAGTGCGCCCGGCGTTGAGCTGGCCGGCGCCGCTGCCCGTGCCGGTGGCGGTGCCGGTGCCGGAGGCGGTGTCGGTGGTCTTGCTCGCGAGCGGGTCGAACTGCAGGGCCAGGACGGCCACGTCGTCGATCAGCTGGCCGCCGGTCCAGGCCTGCAGGCCTTCGAGCACGCGGTCGACCGCCTGGGCCGGCGTGCGGGCCGTCGCCACGTCGTGGAGGAGGGGCTCCTCGTCCCGGAAAGCGTTGTCACTCGGGCGTCGAGCCTCGGTCGCGCCATCGGTGTAGAGCACCAGCTGGTCGCCTGGCGTGAGCCGCAGAGTCGTGGTCGTCGCGGCGCCGTCGATTCCCAGAGGCGGCCGAATCGAGGTGAGTTCGAGTAGCGCCGCTTCCCCGGCGCGGGTCAGGATCGGCGCGGGATGGCCGGCGACGGCGAGCTTCACGGTGCCGTCGCCGCTGATGTCGACCAGGATCGCGGTGACGAAGTCGCCCGACTTCGAGTGCCGAGTAACGGAGGTGCTGAGGCGCTCCAGCAACGCCATCACGTCACTCTCCTCGTCCACTCGCTCGCGGAAGGCGCCGAGGGCCACGGCGGCCAGCCGCACCGCATCCAAGCCCTTCCCGCGCACGTCGCCGACCAGCACCCGAACCCCGTGCTCGGTCGCCGCTGCGGCATAGAAGTCACCGCCGACCGTCGCGTCCTGGGCCGAGCTGACGTAGCGAGCGGCCAGGCGGATCGGTCCGAGGCGCTCGGGGACCTCGGCCAGGATCGCGTGTTGAGCGACCTCGGCGACCTGCTCGACGCGTCGCAGCTGGGCCTCCCTGCGTTGGCGCCCGGCCGCGGCGGCGATTGCGATGCCGGTGCCGACCAGGATCCCGCCCAGACGGAAGTAGGCGGCGGAGGTGCTTGCCGAGTCGGCAAATTGGTCGTGGTCGATCGCCAGGCCGCCCCAGGCCAGGACGGCGACGCCACCGTAGGCGGCGGTGAGCAGCGGTCCGAGCAGGCTGGAAGCCAGCAACGGCGCCACGACCGCGAGGCTTGAAACCGAGTGGGAGGACCCCAATCGCAGGTCGGTGATGACGACGGCGGCGATGACTGCGGCTGGGAGCAGCCGTGTGATGGTGGAGCGACTCTCCGGACTCAGGTGGACCTCCCTGGAAGCCAGGTGAGCCTACCGCGACCGGCGCTTTGTTGAGGCTGTGAACCGGTACGATGGGTCGCCACCTGTCTGGTCTCCACTGTTCATGCCTTTCTCGGGAGGGTTGCCGTGTCATCGACGCCTGAGAACCCGTCCGCGTTGCCCCCGGCGTCGGTCAAGCTGCCCGTGGAGACTCCGCTGCCGGCCCAGGCTGACGAGGCGTTCGACCGTTTCGCCGAACTGGTCCGCACCGTGCTGGGCGTGCCGGTAGCGCTGGTCTCGTTGGTCGATCAGAACCGGCAGGTCTTTCCCGGGGCCAGCGGGCTGCCGGAGCCGTGGGCCTCTGAACGCACTACGCCACTTTCCCACTCGTTCTGCCAGCACGTGGTCATATCGGCCAGCCCGCTGGTGGTGGCCGATGCCCGCCTCGATGACCGCGTCCGCGACAACCTGGCGATCACCGACCTTGGGGTGATCGCCTACGCGGGCATACCGCTGGTCGACGACACCGGCGCGGTGACCGGCTCGCTCTGCGCGATCGACACCGAGCCGAGAGCCTGGTCCACCAGCGAGCTGAGGCTGCTCAACGATCTGGCCGCCGCCTGCTCGGCCGAGCTGCAGTTGCGTGTCGCCGTAGGACGAGTCGCTGCTGCCCACAACCGGGCCAGGCTGCTGATGGAGCTCTCCCAGGCCCTCTCGATGACCACCACAGTCGGGGACATCTCTCGTGCAGTGCGTTCGGCGGCAGATCGCCTCGGTGCCCAGTTCGGTGGGATCAACCTGCTCGACAGCACCGGGCAGACTTTCAGCTATGTCGACTCCGAACAGACCGAGCTGTTCGGGTTGGGCAACGATGAGGCGTTCAGTATCGACGGAGATATGCCTTCAGCCATCGCTGTGCGCGCTGGTAAGCCGATCTTCGTCGACTCGATCGCCGATCTGATCGCGATCGCGCCCGGGGCGACAAGGGGAGCGTTGTCCAGTGGCGGTGCCTCCTTCGCCTACCTGCCGCTGGAGGCCGTTGGGACTCCCCTCGGGTGCGTCTCGATGTTCTGGTCGGCTGGGCATCACCTGGACGAACGTGAGCAGGACATCCTCACCAGCCTCGGCGGATACGTCGCGCAGGCACTCTTCCGCGCCCAGTTGCTGGCCGAGCGACGTGATGTCGCCCGGGTCCTGCAGGACGCACTGGTGCCGCCGCTGCCAGTGTTGCCCGGGTTCGAACTGGCTGCTCGCTACGTGCCGGCCAATGTCTCCGACCAGGTCGGTGGGGACTGGTTCGACGCGTTCAGCCTGGACGGGACGACGGCCATCCTCTCGGTCGGGGACGTCAGCGGGCACGACACGGAGGCGGCCGCGGCGATGGGGCAGCTGCGGGCGTCGCTGCGGACGTTGATCATCGACCGGCCGGATGCGCCGGCCAGCGTGCTGAGCCGGTTGGATCGTCTGATGGCACCCGCCGGTCACAGTCGGCTGGCCACTGCGGTGCTGGCGACGCTCACGCCGGCGGCGGATGGCGCAACGCTGACCTGGTCCAATGCCGGGCATCTGCCGCCGCTGCTGCTGATTCCCGGTCACCCTTCGCAGCTACTCACCGCGGCGGTGGATCCGCTGCTCGGGCTGCGGCGGCTGGGCAACCGCCATGATCATCAACACTGGATCCCGCGCGGGGCCACCGTGCTGCTGTTCACCGACGGCCTGGTTGAGCGGCGGGATCAGGATATTGACGCCGGACTCGATGCCTTGCTCGCCTCGGTGGACGAGTTGGCCGACCGGCCCCTGGACGAGATGCTGCAGAGCATCGTCTCGACCTCGCTCGCGCATGGTCATGACGACGACACCGTGCTCTTTGCACTGCGGGTGCGTTGACTCTGCGCTCCTCGCGCTTGCGGGGTGGACCCCATAGTGGGAGTTCGCGCCGCTCAGGTAAGCAGGCGCAGTAGTTCGGCGGCCACCGTGTCCAACGGCCCCACCCCACCCTCGGCGCGGCAGAGGATGAGCGCACCCTCCATGGCGGCCAAGGTCGTCGTGGCGATGGCGGCGGCTCGGGCGTGAGGCAGGTCGC contains:
- a CDS encoding type II toxin-antitoxin system VapC family toxin — protein: MIVVDASVLANAIGDDGPAGARARAVLVGQSLSIPDLADVEVASVLRRRWLRKDLTARRFREAIHDLAAVPADRYPASPFMPRAYELRANVTAYDATYVALAEELRCSLYTADGRLATVPGIRCAVSLLGK
- a CDS encoding PP2C family protein-serine/threonine phosphatase, which translates into the protein MAPLLASSLLGPLLTAAYGGVAVLAWGGLAIDHDQFADSASTSAAYFRLGGILVGTGIAIAAAAGRQRREAQLRRVEQVAEVAQHAILAEVPERLGPIRLAARYVSSAQDATVGGDFYAAAATEHGVRVLVGDVRGKGLDAVRLAAVALGAFRERVDEESDVMALLERLSTSVTRHSKSGDFVTAILVDISGDGTVKLAVAGHPAPILTRAGEAALLELTSIRPPLGIDGAATTTTLRLTPGDQLVLYTDGATEARRPSDNAFRDEEPLLHDVATARTPAQAVDRVLEGLQAWTGGQLIDDVAVLALQFDPLASKTTDTASGTGTATGTGSGAGQLNAGRTPAG
- the pntB gene encoding Re/Si-specific NAD(P)(+) transhydrogenase subunit beta codes for the protein MHAETAAQAAYIVAALLFILSLAGLSKHETSRTGVVYGISGMTIALVATIGLASRSITAASVALIAVAMIIGAVIGILRARSVEMTGMPELIALLHSFVGLAAVLVGWNGYLGVEAKGSDQTEIAHDLLRIHHAEVFIGVFIGAVTFTGSIVAFGKLSGRMKSSPLMLPGKNLLNVGALVLFLALTIAFVAHPNIGLLIAVTVVALALGWHLVASIGGGDMPVVVSMLNSYSGWAAAASGFLLNNNLLIVTGALVGSSGAYLSYIMCTAMNRSFISVIAGGFGVEAPSGAETDYGEHREINAMDTADLLKGASSVVITPGYGMAVAQAQFPVAELTRKLREHGVDVRFGIHPVAGRLPGHMNVLLAEAKVPYDIVLEMDEINDDLAATSVVLVIGANDTVNPAAMDDPTSPIAGMPVLRVWEAENVIVFKRSMSTGYAGVQNPLFFRENSQMLFGDARERVEDILHNL
- a CDS encoding MoxR family ATPase; this encodes MEPQPEQFSFTPGSTGADVAQRLRASGYLADATTAEVVNLAAQLGKPVLVEGPAGTGKTQLAKSVAQITGRRLVRLQCYEGIDESKALYEWDYRKQLLWIQAARGAEGFDADAIVADGKGIFDSRFLLARPLLEAISADEPVVLLVDEVDRVDTETEALFLEVLAEHQVTVPELGSVEAKHIPLVFLTSNGTRDLSEALKRRCLFLYLDYPTAEREREIVHQHVPALSAALGEQLVALVESLRRMKLKKAPSVSETIDFAQMLTLLGSAELDERAATLGLNVLLKYQEDIRTATAALARR
- a CDS encoding GAF domain-containing SpoIIE family protein phosphatase; protein product: MSSTPENPSALPPASVKLPVETPLPAQADEAFDRFAELVRTVLGVPVALVSLVDQNRQVFPGASGLPEPWASERTTPLSHSFCQHVVISASPLVVADARLDDRVRDNLAITDLGVIAYAGIPLVDDTGAVTGSLCAIDTEPRAWSTSELRLLNDLAAACSAELQLRVAVGRVAAAHNRARLLMELSQALSMTTTVGDISRAVRSAADRLGAQFGGINLLDSTGQTFSYVDSEQTELFGLGNDEAFSIDGDMPSAIAVRAGKPIFVDSIADLIAIAPGATRGALSSGGASFAYLPLEAVGTPLGCVSMFWSAGHHLDEREQDILTSLGGYVAQALFRAQLLAERRDVARVLQDALVPPLPVLPGFELAARYVPANVSDQVGGDWFDAFSLDGTTAILSVGDVSGHDTEAAAAMGQLRASLRTLIIDRPDAPASVLSRLDRLMAPAGHSRLATAVLATLTPAADGATLTWSNAGHLPPLLLIPGHPSQLLTAAVDPLLGLRRLGNRHDHQHWIPRGATVLLFTDGLVERRDQDIDAGLDALLASVDELADRPLDEMLQSIVSTSLAHGHDDDTVLFALRVR
- a CDS encoding Re/Si-specific NAD(P)(+) transhydrogenase subunit alpha — translated: MALHIGVVKESASGETRVASTPTTVKQLLALGYTVSVETGAGERSSFPDSAYTEAGAQIAPTAATWRADVVLKVNAPSEAELPLLAEGATLVSLISPALNPELVERLSGRPITVLAMDAVPRISRAQSLDVLSSMANIAGYRAVIEAAHVFGRFFTGQVTAAGKVPPAKVLVAGAGVAGLAAIGAASSLGAIVRATDPRPEVADQVKSLGGEFLAVEVAEQQVSTDGYAKATSEDYDRRAAEIYSEQALDVDIIITTALIPGRPAPKLLTAADVASMKSGSVIVDMAAIQGGNVAGSLAGEVVVTDNGVTIIGYTDLAGRLPAQASQLYGTNLVNLMKLLTPSKDGELVLDFDDVVQRNITVVRNGEKTWPPPPVAVSAAPAATAKPVAAVTHEPKAPISTSRRYTIVGIGAAILFLLTAFSPPQLIGNFTVFVLAIVIGYYVIGHVHHALHTPLMSVTNAISGIIVVGALLQIGHADVAITILSFVAILLASINIFGGFAVTRRMLSMFSKG
- a CDS encoding VWA domain-containing protein: MTGDPEFDGGEDGSHVRPALGERLHRFADELQARGLPVSMTERIDAMRAVQRVDLASSQGLHTALASTMIKSADHLAVFDEVYQLYFRGRSVNQQLPESPEREARSDPADEHPEPLDLDHALRVALSDGSESLARLVAEQAVKEFAQFEPGRRVAGLQYATRTVTGLRLNQTTDELMAAAGSALVASPGGQGGRAPAGGGGGGATGAPNSLQFGTELISRIEQEQIADRAERMRELIGEVIREMLVADRGEDAVAKTLRTPLAADAAIASASPAQLAEIERMLQPLQRKLATTMMRKRRRRAGPLDVRGTVRASMATGGVPIKVVHRRPTPTKPKLYVLADVSGSVATYAAFTITLVSAMASLYSRLRTFAFVENAVEVTHLFNPAQGGRSDPRQALAEINRVQGLNFYDARTDYGRTLRHFYAEVGEELDRRSTVLIFGDARGNYRPAHEETLAHIKRRAGAVYWLNPEWVPAWGSGDSLMPVYAPHCTAAVSCRSLNDLRRFIEGLD